One Natrinema halophilum genomic window carries:
- a CDS encoding universal stress protein, which produces MLARILVPTDGSDSATAALDHALDIASEREATVHLLNVADTNQPSLTRLGGDVVDVLEQEGTEIVSDGSTAAEERGVSVVTNVVQGDPRSVISEYAIAEDFDIVVMGAHGRRSLGEYVLGSTTDHVVNRSEVPVLTVRATDEGRQTYPYADVLVPTDGSDHATAALELGTSVAKLTGARLHLLSVVDELPEVIDAESAELPEQLEENVQEVLDAAKATANEAGVEDVTTSVATGSMPREVTTYADQQGIDLIVMGTHGHTGLDRHLLGSFTERVIQTSPVPVLTTRRSEVADGD; this is translated from the coding sequence ATGCTCGCTCGAATTCTCGTTCCGACGGATGGGAGCGACTCTGCGACAGCGGCGCTGGACCATGCGTTGGACATCGCCAGCGAACGGGAAGCGACAGTCCACTTGCTCAACGTCGCCGATACGAATCAACCGAGTCTCACGCGACTCGGCGGCGACGTCGTCGACGTCCTCGAACAGGAGGGAACCGAAATCGTTTCGGACGGAAGCACGGCGGCGGAAGAACGTGGCGTTTCCGTCGTCACGAACGTCGTTCAGGGCGACCCTCGATCGGTGATCTCCGAGTACGCCATCGCCGAGGATTTCGATATCGTCGTGATGGGGGCCCACGGTCGACGGAGTCTCGGGGAATACGTCCTCGGGAGCACCACGGACCACGTCGTCAACCGAAGCGAGGTTCCGGTGCTCACGGTTCGTGCAACCGACGAGGGACGGCAGACTTACCCCTACGCGGACGTTCTCGTTCCAACCGACGGGAGCGATCACGCGACGGCAGCGCTTGAACTGGGGACGTCGGTCGCCAAGCTGACTGGCGCACGTCTTCATCTGCTTTCGGTCGTCGACGAACTCCCGGAAGTGATCGACGCGGAATCGGCAGAGCTCCCCGAGCAACTAGAAGAGAATGTCCAGGAGGTACTCGACGCAGCGAAAGCGACAGCCAATGAGGCGGGTGTCGAGGACGTCACGACCAGCGTCGCCACCGGATCGATGCCGCGCGAAGTCACGACCTACGCCGACCAGCAGGGAATCGATCTCATCGTGATGGGGACGCACGGACACACCGGCCTCGACCGACACCTGCTCGGCAGTTTCACGGAGCGGGTGATACAGACGTCGCCAGTTCCCGTTCTCACGACGAGACGATCCGAAGTGGCGGACGGTGATTGA
- a CDS encoding HalOD1 output domain-containing protein has product MGDQYSVQYDRLDDQPLSVAVAEAVATFCNEDVTELEPLHYSINADALERLFEPRANGLRSSGSVTFEYSDCLVTIAADGEIRVESA; this is encoded by the coding sequence ATGGGGGATCAATATTCAGTGCAATACGATCGACTCGACGACCAACCGCTCAGCGTTGCCGTAGCGGAGGCCGTCGCAACATTCTGTAACGAAGACGTAACCGAACTCGAGCCGCTCCATTACTCGATCAACGCCGACGCACTCGAGCGGCTGTTCGAGCCACGTGCAAACGGCCTTCGCTCGAGCGGTTCAGTCACGTTCGAGTATTCCGACTGTCTGGTGACGATCGCAGCGGACGGCGAAATCCGCGTCGAATCGGCATAA